In the genome of Bradyrhizobium ottawaense, the window TCAGGTCCACGCGGTGACCGAAGGCACCGACGCGCAGGCGGAAGTCTCGGTGCGGCTGTCGCAGGAGGGGCGTGCGATGACGGCGCGCGCGGCGGATCCGGATACGCTGGTGGCTTCCGCCAAAGCCTATCTCGGCGCGCTCAACAAGATCGTCATGAAGCGCCAGCGCGACACCGTGACGACCGCGGCGGCGAGCTGACGAACATAGTTCGTCATTCCGGGGCGATGCGAGAGCATCGAACCCGGAATCTCGAGATTCCGGGTCTGGTCCTTCGGACCATCCCGGAATGACGGTATTTATGATGAATACCTGCCCTGCTAACGGCCAATAGCGGCTGCGTCTCCCAGCCGCTATTGATGCTGTCGGCAAAAGGATTGGCCGCCCGCGCGCGGGCGGCTTAGATAATAACAGGGAGAGATTATGCGCACCTTCGCGATCGCCGCGTCCATCGCGGCACTGGCACTCGGACTTGCCGGGCCGGCATCGGCGCAATCGCCGATCATCATCAAGTTCAGCCACGTCGTCGCCACCGACACGCCGAAGGGCAAGGGGGCGGAGAAGTTCAAGGAGCTCGCCGAGAAGTACACCGGCGGAAAGGTCAAGGTCGAGGTCTACCCGAACTCGACGCTGTACAAGGACAAGGAAGAGCTCGAGGCGCTTCAGCTCGGCAGCGTGCAGATGCTGGCGCCGTCGAACTCCAAGTTCGGACCGCTCGGCATTCGCGAGTTCGAGGTGTTCGATCTGCCCTACATCCTGCCCGACCTGAAGACGCTGCGGAAGGTGACGGAAGGCCCGCTCGGCACGCGGCTTCTCAAGCTGCTGGATGCCAAGGGCATCACCGGCCTTGCCTATTGGGACAACGGCTTCAAGCAGATGAGCGCCAACAAGAAGCTGATCGCGCCCGTCGACTATCAGGGCGTCAAGTTCCGCATCCAGTCCTCGCGCGTGCTGCAGGCCCAGTTCAAGGCGCTCAGCTCGCTGCCGCAGGTGATGGCGTTCTCGGAAGTCTACCAGGCGCTCCAGACCGGCGTGGTCGACGGCCAGGAGAACACCTGGTCGAACATCTATACCCAGAAGATGCACGAGGTGCAGAAGTACATCACCGAGACCAATCACGGCTACATCGGCTACGTCGTGATCGTGAACAAGAAGTTCTGGGACGATCTGCCGGCCGACATCCGCGAGCAGCTCACCAAGGCGATGAAGGAAGCGACCGACTTCAGCAACGCGCAGTCGCAGAAGGAAAACGACGACGCGCTCGCCGAGATCAAGAAGAGCGGCAAGAGCGAGATCATCAAGCTCACCGGCGAGCAGGACGAGGCGATGCGCAAGGCGATGGAGCCGGTCTACAAGGACGCCGCAGGCCGCATCGGCCAGCCGCTGATCGACGAATTCCTCAAGGAAGCCAAGAGCACCACGAATTGAGCGCGACGAACTG includes:
- a CDS encoding TRAP transporter substrate-binding protein; the protein is MRTFAIAASIAALALGLAGPASAQSPIIIKFSHVVATDTPKGKGAEKFKELAEKYTGGKVKVEVYPNSTLYKDKEELEALQLGSVQMLAPSNSKFGPLGIREFEVFDLPYILPDLKTLRKVTEGPLGTRLLKLLDAKGITGLAYWDNGFKQMSANKKLIAPVDYQGVKFRIQSSRVLQAQFKALSSLPQVMAFSEVYQALQTGVVDGQENTWSNIYTQKMHEVQKYITETNHGYIGYVVIVNKKFWDDLPADIREQLTKAMKEATDFSNAQSQKENDDALAEIKKSGKSEIIKLTGEQDEAMRKAMEPVYKDAAGRIGQPLIDEFLKEAKSTTN